A window of Pedobacter lusitanus contains these coding sequences:
- a CDS encoding lysophospholipid acyltransferase family protein, translating to MNKFLGYIFTPVFYIFFFLILIIFQPIQWVCFRLFGYKAHKVSVDCLNFFLTYCQVFLGNSTTFINHQDLPLNRPIIFVANHQSMYDIPGIIWFLRKYHVKFISKIELTRGIPSISFNLKHGGGANINRKDSKQAVSEIIKLGRRMKDNNWSAMIFAEGTRAKDGRMKPFQVGGIATLLKAVPDAMIVPIAIENSWKIVQYGAFPLSAGEKIRWTVLPPVVTAGLNPEELTLAAEQAIRKALNQ from the coding sequence ATGAACAAATTTCTGGGATATATCTTTACTCCTGTATTTTACATTTTCTTTTTCCTGATACTTATTATTTTTCAACCCATTCAATGGGTATGCTTCCGCCTTTTTGGCTATAAAGCACATAAAGTATCTGTAGACTGTCTGAACTTTTTTCTGACGTATTGCCAGGTATTTTTAGGAAATTCAACTACGTTTATCAATCATCAGGACTTACCACTTAACCGCCCGATTATCTTTGTAGCCAACCACCAGAGTATGTACGATATTCCTGGTATCATCTGGTTCTTAAGGAAATACCACGTCAAGTTCATTTCAAAAATTGAACTGACCAGAGGTATCCCTTCCATATCTTTTAATTTAAAACATGGAGGAGGAGCCAATATTAACCGTAAGGACAGCAAACAGGCCGTATCTGAAATCATCAAACTGGGCCGCAGAATGAAAGACAATAACTGGTCTGCAATGATCTTTGCCGAAGGCACCAGGGCAAAAGACGGGCGAATGAAACCTTTCCAGGTAGGAGGAATTGCCACGCTGCTCAAAGCTGTACCTGATGCGATGATTGTTCCTATAGCCATAGAAAACTCCTGGAAAATTGTACAGTACGGGGCTTTTCCACTAAGCGCCGGAGAAAAGATCAGATGGACTGTCCTTCCTCCAGTGGTGACTGCCGGACTTAACCCCGAAGAACTTACACTGGCAGCCGAACAGGCCATCAGAAAAGCTTTAAATCAATAG
- a CDS encoding enoyl-CoA hydratase/isomerase family protein yields the protein MNTINVTIKDRLALITLNRGKSNPLNREMITELTDMLHNIANDDNIGGVIITGRESFFSAGLDLIELYGYNEEEAKSFWHLFLDFIAKITAFRKPMVAAINGHSPAGGCVIALACDARIMAEGKFIIGLNEVPVGIIVPESIFSLYSFWLGKGHATRSLLEGKLFSPEEALSIGLVDELVNPDSIMTAAERRIRKYMALEPNTWQQSKLNIRKELITATSADQSEALKIMLAQWWSPATRNILKMIIDNLQKK from the coding sequence ATGAACACAATTAATGTGACAATAAAAGACCGTTTAGCACTGATAACACTCAACCGTGGTAAATCCAATCCCCTGAACAGGGAAATGATCACTGAGCTTACCGATATGCTCCATAATATAGCCAATGATGATAATATTGGTGGTGTGATTATAACAGGCAGGGAAAGCTTCTTTTCTGCCGGTCTGGATCTGATTGAGCTATATGGTTATAATGAGGAAGAAGCCAAATCTTTCTGGCACTTATTTCTGGATTTCATTGCTAAAATTACAGCTTTCAGGAAACCAATGGTTGCAGCAATCAACGGGCATTCTCCTGCCGGAGGCTGTGTGATTGCATTAGCCTGTGACGCCAGGATTATGGCAGAAGGTAAGTTTATTATTGGTTTGAATGAGGTTCCGGTTGGAATTATAGTGCCTGAAAGCATTTTCAGCTTATACTCTTTCTGGCTGGGTAAGGGGCATGCGACCAGAAGTTTACTGGAGGGTAAGTTATTCAGCCCTGAAGAAGCATTAAGTATAGGCCTGGTTGATGAACTGGTTAATCCGGACAGCATCATGACTGCTGCCGAACGCAGAATAAGAAAATATATGGCCCTGGAGCCTAATACGTGGCAGCAAAGTAAACTGAATATCAGAAAAGAGCTGATTACTGCAACTTCAGCCGATCAGTCTGAAGCATTAAAAATTATGCTGGCACAATGGTGGTCTCCGGCTACCAGGAACATCCTGAAAATGATTATTGACAACCTTCAAAAGAAATAA
- a CDS encoding carboxypeptidase-like regulatory domain-containing protein gives MKTKYLYACLVLLICTFSFAFRLADDPFEALLKKLSDFNEENPQEKVHLHLDKPYYAIGDNIWFKAYVTDNSTNQLSKISNILYVELINENDSVKRQVKLPLESGLSWGDFKLTDTLPEGNYRIRAYTQWMRNAGPDYFFDKTIKIGNAWTNKVLTDTKYTYSSTNNEEHVNAVVTFTDKKGQPYANVPVSYNVRLKDKTVERGKGLTNAQGAMTISFSSKQAEANVSGRITATLTIDNKEKVVKTIPVKATSDAVSVQFFPESGNLTEDLPSRVGIKAINSAGLGEDVSGAVIDQDGSEVLPFKTSHQGMGSFIINPQAGRTYTARIKLKDGSVQNIALPKALTAGYVMTVNNSDSSKVNIKLLISESLLNKGEMKLVIQHNNTVSGVLKITTIKQVSTLSLNKEELPSGIIHFTLFSPDNIPVGERLIFNNNPAELMNTELLNLKPSYGIRENVPLELMAKDNGKPTIGSFSIAVTNASIVDPDADNESNILTSLLLTSDLKGYIEKPNQYFRDNSKQTREHLDQLMLTQGWSRVLWKDIMGNTFAKPVFQAEKSLKVSGTVTTPGGKPIPNGKVTLFSNAGGIFMIDTLTDAKGHFNFDNISFGDSTKFVVQARNAKDKKNVEINLDQIPGQIVTRNKNTGDIEVNVNEAIQSYIIKSEGYFNDLTKRGLLERSYTLDQVNIVQKKIQAKNSANLNGAGRADAILKDTDLGYCTNLSQCLQGRVAGLLIRDGKAYLMRSSNTPMQIILDGTNVGSDFLDNIQPTEVATIEVLKSVGNTAIYGSQGGGGILIITTKRGGDSSYVRYAPGIVTTTPSGYYAVRQFYSPKYSTPQQIRAADKRTTVYWNPHLPTSAAGSAKFNFYNTDESGTYRVVIEGINAEGHLARKVYTYDVK, from the coding sequence ATGAAAACCAAATATCTTTATGCATGCCTTGTCCTGCTGATCTGCACTTTCTCTTTTGCATTCAGACTGGCGGATGACCCATTTGAGGCACTGCTAAAAAAGCTATCAGACTTTAATGAAGAGAATCCGCAGGAAAAAGTCCATCTGCATCTGGATAAACCTTACTATGCCATTGGCGATAATATCTGGTTCAAAGCCTATGTTACGGATAATTCCACTAATCAGCTTTCCAAAATCAGCAATATTTTATACGTAGAACTGATTAATGAAAATGACTCTGTAAAACGTCAGGTCAAACTTCCGCTGGAATCAGGTTTATCCTGGGGAGATTTCAAATTAACTGATACTCTGCCAGAGGGAAATTACAGAATCAGAGCTTATACGCAATGGATGAGAAATGCCGGCCCCGATTACTTTTTTGATAAAACGATTAAAATCGGGAATGCCTGGACAAACAAAGTCTTAACTGATACAAAATATACCTATAGCAGCACTAACAATGAAGAACATGTAAATGCGGTAGTTACTTTTACAGATAAAAAAGGACAGCCCTATGCGAATGTTCCTGTCAGCTATAATGTCCGTTTAAAAGATAAAACTGTAGAAAGAGGAAAAGGCCTGACTAATGCACAGGGTGCGATGACTATTTCCTTTAGCAGTAAACAGGCAGAAGCTAACGTATCCGGGAGAATCACTGCAACACTAACTATAGACAACAAGGAGAAAGTTGTTAAAACTATCCCAGTCAAAGCTACATCAGATGCAGTTTCAGTTCAGTTCTTTCCCGAAAGCGGAAATCTGACAGAAGACCTGCCTTCAAGGGTAGGTATCAAAGCTATTAACTCTGCTGGTCTGGGTGAAGATGTTTCAGGCGCTGTTATTGACCAGGATGGTTCAGAAGTTCTTCCTTTTAAAACCAGCCATCAGGGTATGGGGAGTTTTATCATTAATCCCCAGGCCGGAAGAACATATACAGCCAGAATTAAATTAAAAGATGGCTCAGTTCAAAATATCGCCCTGCCAAAAGCACTTACAGCAGGCTATGTAATGACTGTCAACAATAGTGACAGCAGTAAAGTAAATATTAAATTACTGATCAGTGAATCTTTATTGAATAAGGGAGAAATGAAACTGGTGATACAGCATAATAATACTGTATCAGGAGTGCTGAAAATCACCACAATCAAACAAGTATCCACGCTGTCATTGAATAAAGAAGAACTTCCATCGGGCATAATTCATTTCACGTTATTCTCTCCGGATAATATTCCGGTTGGAGAAAGATTGATTTTTAATAATAATCCTGCAGAGCTGATGAATACAGAGCTGCTGAATTTAAAACCATCGTATGGTATCAGAGAAAATGTACCGCTTGAATTAATGGCTAAAGATAATGGCAAACCTACAATAGGTAGCTTTTCTATTGCAGTGACCAACGCCAGTATCGTAGATCCTGATGCAGATAATGAGAGTAATATACTGACTTCTTTACTGCTCACTTCAGATCTGAAAGGATATATCGAGAAGCCCAATCAATATTTCAGGGATAACAGCAAACAAACAAGAGAGCATCTGGATCAGCTGATGCTTACTCAGGGATGGAGCCGCGTATTATGGAAGGATATCATGGGAAACACATTTGCCAAACCTGTTTTCCAGGCCGAAAAATCCCTTAAAGTCAGTGGTACGGTGACCACCCCTGGAGGTAAACCGATCCCTAACGGGAAAGTCACTCTGTTTTCAAACGCAGGCGGGATCTTCATGATAGATACTTTGACAGATGCCAAAGGGCATTTTAATTTTGATAATATTAGTTTTGGTGACAGCACAAAATTTGTAGTCCAGGCACGTAATGCCAAAGACAAAAAAAATGTGGAGATTAATCTGGACCAGATTCCGGGACAAATAGTAACCAGGAATAAGAATACCGGCGATATCGAGGTCAATGTCAATGAAGCTATACAAAGTTATATTATCAAAAGTGAAGGATATTTTAATGACCTGACCAAAAGGGGGCTGCTGGAAAGAAGTTATACACTGGACCAGGTTAATATTGTACAGAAGAAAATACAGGCTAAAAACTCTGCAAATTTAAATGGTGCAGGACGTGCGGATGCTATTTTAAAAGACACAGATCTGGGTTATTGCACCAATTTATCTCAATGTTTGCAGGGCAGAGTGGCCGGATTACTGATCCGGGATGGGAAAGCCTATCTGATGCGGAGCAGCAACACACCGATGCAGATCATTCTGGACGGAACCAATGTAGGATCAGATTTTCTGGATAATATACAGCCTACAGAAGTAGCCACTATAGAGGTATTAAAAAGTGTGGGTAATACCGCTATATATGGATCTCAGGGTGGCGGAGGTATTTTAATCATCACTACCAAAAGAGGCGGAGATTCCAGCTATGTCAGATACGCACCTGGAATTGTGACCACAACACCTTCAGGTTATTATGCCGTACGCCAGTTCTATTCTCCAAAATATAGTACTCCGCAACAAATAAGGGCAGCAGATAAAAGAACTACAGTATACTGGAATCCGCATTTACCAACCAGTGCTGCAGGTTCTGCTAAATTTAATTTCTATAATACAGACGAATCAGGAACTTATAGAGTTGTTATAGAAGGAATCAATGCCGAGGGGCACCTGGCAAGAAAAGTATATACTTACGATGTAAAATAA
- a CDS encoding thioredoxin family protein, whose protein sequence is MSNYSNIFVNEGMTYSGYRDLIDSLLKSNKTTGEDNSEAMLHYSKMNVQRMSRVDKTVELNDAFIQAINRLKNSYQLLVISEGWCGDAAQIVPLFDKMTQLAPEKLSLRLVLRDKNLPLIDAHLTNGGRAIPVLLLLDAQGELISKWGPRPDILQHLLGEWKAEISDMFELAERLHLWYARDKTQTTQQELTALISKLE, encoded by the coding sequence ATGAGTAATTACAGTAATATTTTTGTGAATGAAGGAATGACTTATTCCGGGTATAGGGATTTGATAGATTCTCTTCTTAAAAGCAATAAAACAACGGGAGAAGATAATAGTGAAGCCATGCTGCATTACAGTAAAATGAATGTACAGCGTATGAGCAGAGTTGACAAAACTGTTGAGCTTAATGATGCTTTTATACAAGCAATTAATAGATTAAAGAACAGCTATCAGCTACTGGTTATTTCTGAAGGCTGGTGTGGGGATGCGGCGCAGATTGTTCCCTTGTTTGATAAGATGACTCAGCTTGCACCGGAAAAACTTTCATTGCGTTTAGTACTGAGAGATAAAAATCTGCCGCTGATAGATGCACACCTGACTAATGGGGGCCGGGCTATTCCCGTATTATTATTACTGGATGCACAAGGCGAACTGATTTCAAAATGGGGTCCCAGACCAGACATTCTTCAGCACTTATTAGGAGAATGGAAAGCTGAGATTTCAGATATGTTTGAATTAGCTGAGCGCTTGCATTTATGGTATGCCAGAGACAAAACACAGACTACCCAGCAGGAATTAACTGCGCTGATCAGTAAACTGGAATAG
- a CDS encoding ATP-dependent Clp protease adaptor ClpS: MSTETKEETFTLEEILTSLKTSHRLILWNDDVNTFDHVIYCMTKYLDYTDSQAEKIAWEVHNKGKCAVLEGSFTEMEVYRKILQQEGLTVTVD, encoded by the coding sequence ATGTCAACAGAAACAAAAGAAGAAACATTTACACTGGAAGAGATTTTAACCTCATTAAAAACCTCTCACAGACTGATTTTATGGAATGATGATGTAAATACCTTTGATCATGTAATCTACTGTATGACAAAATACCTGGATTATACGGATTCTCAGGCAGAAAAAATTGCATGGGAAGTTCATAATAAAGGTAAATGCGCTGTACTGGAAGGTTCTTTCACTGAAATGGAAGTTTACCGCAAAATTCTTCAGCAGGAAGGTTTAACAGTTACAGTGGACTAA
- the dcd gene encoding dCTP deaminase, giving the protein MILSDKRILEEIDRGTIIIEPFDPGCLGTNSYDVHLGKYLATYTDRVLDARAHNKIQHFEIPKDGFVLQPGTLYLGVTLEYTETHAHVPFLEGKSSTGRLGIDIHATAGKGDVGFCNTWTLEISCAQPVRIYAGMPIGQLIYFAVEGDIEKMYNAKDDAKYSNKTTKPVESMMWKNTF; this is encoded by the coding sequence ATGATACTTTCCGATAAGCGTATTCTAGAAGAAATTGACAGAGGAACAATAATTATTGAACCTTTTGATCCAGGATGTTTAGGCACAAATTCCTATGATGTTCATCTGGGGAAATACCTGGCAACTTATACTGACAGGGTACTTGATGCCAGGGCACATAATAAAATTCAACATTTTGAGATTCCAAAAGATGGTTTCGTTCTGCAACCAGGTACTTTATATCTGGGCGTAACCCTTGAATATACCGAAACACATGCACATGTTCCATTCCTGGAAGGTAAATCAAGTACCGGCCGCCTGGGAATTGATATCCATGCCACAGCAGGAAAAGGTGATGTCGGTTTCTGCAATACCTGGACACTGGAAATTTCCTGTGCACAACCCGTAAGAATTTATGCAGGCATGCCTATCGGACAGTTGATCTATTTTGCTGTGGAAGGAGATATTGAGAAGATGTATAACGCTAAAGATGATGCAAAATACAGCAATAAAACAACCAAACCGGTTGAAAGCATGATGTGGAAGAATACCTTTTAG
- a CDS encoding TonB-dependent receptor domain-containing protein yields the protein MKKYLFKFLLVTFTICTTIFQLNAQNLPTGKLTGKVVDIQNNETVPFATAVLINKKTKATVKVAQTDADGSLIMNDVPAGVFTFKISYVGYQTMVRDSVAITKNQRLISLGTIKMKAAKGNVLSEVTITGQKAPIQLGIDKKVFAVDQSLVSEGGSAGDLLQNVPSVQTDVDGNVSLRGSTGVKVLIDGKPSLIAGGNIAQVLASIPASSIETVEVITNPSAKYDAEGQSGIINIVLKKNTKLGFNGNVALTAGNRDNYNGNVSLSFQNKKINIYGNYGYRYGNRPGGGYNNIQYLTRKDSLVYADQLSNWKSTDKSHNAKAGLDYYLTDKDILSFSGGFNSRENDRTELLDINKYKKGRAPLEFSRRINTNNGSGHSYDLNLDYSHKFKPNQELTFNFGYSNGTNDNFQLYNTSIYSVNGAPVTTTPELLNNTNDGTNKNYNIQLDYTMPLGKLGKIETGYRSQIKYADANTIAKKYDNASGTYTDNFLLSNEFDSKDQVHALYLNYQNQIKNFGYQIGLRAEDALLTTNSNGYDQTGNLTTAPARIAYKRLYPSIYLTQKFTGEQQIQLSYTRRVNRPRPWDTNPFIDYSDPLNWRQGNPNLLPEDVHSFELGYSKFWPKVTLISSAYVRQTNDLIQRVRSVPDADGVIITTPQNLTKDLSSGLEFIAKADIVKPWNFTANVNIYHSKIDAVPAYNIAGNSGFSWNANLTNNFVLPHSITLQVRADYNSSQVMAQGTRKAMYGVDGGAKYDFKNKKASLSLNVRDIFNTRKWGMITEDQNSIIAFQRYQQGPMGNLTFSYRFGKTSFMKKSKKPEQQENKPDEGSF from the coding sequence ATGAAGAAATATCTCTTTAAATTTCTATTGGTAACATTCACTATTTGTACTACAATCTTTCAACTAAATGCACAAAACCTGCCTACCGGTAAACTTACTGGAAAAGTAGTAGACATCCAAAATAATGAAACAGTTCCTTTTGCCACTGCTGTACTAATTAACAAAAAAACAAAGGCAACCGTAAAAGTCGCACAGACAGATGCCGACGGTTCATTGATTATGAATGATGTTCCTGCTGGCGTATTTACTTTTAAAATCAGCTATGTCGGTTATCAGACGATGGTAAGAGATTCTGTCGCAATTACTAAAAACCAGCGGTTAATCAGCTTAGGCACTATAAAGATGAAAGCCGCAAAAGGAAATGTCCTGAGCGAAGTTACTATAACCGGGCAGAAAGCCCCTATCCAGCTGGGCATAGATAAAAAAGTCTTTGCCGTAGACCAGAGTCTGGTAAGTGAAGGAGGTTCCGCCGGCGATTTACTGCAAAATGTACCCTCAGTTCAAACAGATGTAGATGGCAATGTCAGCCTGAGAGGCTCTACCGGAGTAAAAGTACTGATTGATGGAAAACCTTCATTAATTGCAGGAGGCAACATTGCACAAGTACTGGCTTCTATTCCCGCCAGCTCTATCGAGACCGTAGAAGTGATCACCAATCCATCGGCAAAGTATGATGCAGAAGGCCAGTCTGGCATTATCAATATCGTACTGAAAAAGAACACCAAACTGGGTTTTAACGGGAATGTGGCTTTGACCGCTGGCAACAGAGATAATTACAACGGAAATGTCAGCCTGAGTTTCCAGAATAAAAAGATTAATATTTACGGAAACTATGGCTACCGTTATGGCAATCGCCCTGGTGGTGGTTATAATAATATCCAATATCTGACCCGTAAAGATTCACTGGTTTACGCTGATCAGCTGAGTAACTGGAAATCAACTGATAAAAGTCATAATGCAAAGGCCGGGTTGGATTATTACCTGACTGATAAAGATATTTTAAGTTTTTCAGGTGGTTTCAACAGCAGGGAAAATGATCGTACCGAGCTATTAGACATTAATAAATACAAAAAGGGAAGAGCCCCGCTGGAATTTAGCAGGCGAATCAATACGAATAACGGAAGCGGACATAGCTATGATTTAAATCTGGATTACAGCCATAAATTTAAACCTAATCAGGAGCTGACTTTTAATTTTGGCTACTCCAATGGAACCAACGACAATTTTCAGCTTTACAACACTTCAATATATAGTGTAAACGGTGCACCTGTTACCACAACTCCTGAACTGTTGAACAACACCAATGACGGAACCAATAAGAATTATAATATACAGCTGGATTATACCATGCCATTAGGGAAACTGGGGAAAATTGAAACCGGTTACCGCAGCCAGATCAAATATGCTGATGCCAACACTATAGCTAAAAAATATGATAATGCTTCAGGCACTTATACAGATAATTTTTTGTTATCAAATGAATTTGACAGTAAAGATCAGGTTCATGCCCTTTATTTGAATTATCAGAATCAGATAAAGAACTTCGGATACCAGATTGGTCTGAGAGCAGAAGATGCTTTATTAACTACAAATTCCAATGGTTATGATCAGACCGGGAACCTTACAACTGCTCCTGCACGCATCGCTTATAAAAGATTATATCCAAGTATTTATTTAACGCAGAAGTTTACAGGCGAACAGCAGATACAGTTAAGTTATACCAGAAGAGTAAACAGACCAAGACCATGGGATACGAATCCTTTTATTGATTATTCTGATCCACTTAACTGGCGTCAGGGTAACCCAAACCTGCTGCCAGAAGATGTTCATTCTTTTGAACTGGGCTACAGCAAATTCTGGCCAAAAGTCACGTTGATTTCCAGTGCTTATGTCAGACAGACCAATGATCTGATTCAAAGAGTGCGTTCTGTGCCTGATGCGGATGGCGTAATTATAACCACTCCGCAGAATTTAACCAAAGACCTTTCAAGTGGTTTAGAGTTTATTGCCAAGGCCGATATAGTGAAACCGTGGAACTTTACTGCCAATGTGAATATATACCACAGTAAAATTGATGCTGTTCCTGCTTACAACATTGCAGGTAATTCGGGCTTCAGCTGGAATGCGAATCTAACCAATAACTTCGTGCTGCCGCATAGTATTACGCTTCAGGTCAGAGCCGATTATAATTCTTCGCAGGTTATGGCTCAGGGAACAAGAAAAGCAATGTACGGTGTTGATGGTGGTGCAAAATATGATTTTAAAAACAAGAAAGCTTCACTGAGTTTAAATGTGAGAGATATTTTCAACACAAGGAAATGGGGCATGATCACCGAAGATCAAAATTCTATTATCGCTTTTCAAAGATATCAGCAGGGACCAATGGGGAACCTGACCTTTTCTTACAGATTCGGAAAAACCAGCTTTATGAAAAAGAGTAAGAAGCCGGAACAACAGGAGAACAAACCTGATGAAGGTTCCTTTTAA
- a CDS encoding NUDIX domain-containing protein, which yields MEDHNPWTILDSRKIYENNWIGITEHNVLNPSGGKGIYGEVHFRNYAIGILPLDEEMNTWIVGQYRFPLKAYSWEIPEGGGPLDQPILNSAKRELQEETGLIASDWTEIQRMHLSNSVSNELAIIYVARGLTMGQAEPEETEELVLRKLPFEEAYQMAIDGRITDSMSVAALLKTKILLLEGKL from the coding sequence ATGGAAGATCACAATCCCTGGACTATTTTAGATAGCCGCAAGATTTATGAGAATAACTGGATTGGGATAACAGAACATAATGTACTAAATCCCTCGGGTGGGAAAGGTATTTACGGGGAAGTTCATTTCAGAAATTATGCAATTGGTATTTTACCACTGGATGAAGAAATGAATACCTGGATTGTAGGGCAATACCGCTTTCCGCTCAAGGCCTACAGCTGGGAGATTCCCGAAGGCGGAGGCCCGCTGGATCAGCCAATACTCAATAGTGCCAAACGTGAACTACAGGAAGAAACTGGACTTATAGCCAGTGACTGGACTGAGATACAAAGAATGCACCTGTCCAACTCAGTAAGTAATGAACTCGCTATAATTTATGTAGCCAGAGGACTTACCATGGGACAGGCTGAACCTGAAGAGACCGAAGAGCTCGTTTTACGTAAGTTACCCTTTGAGGAAGCCTATCAAATGGCTATTGATGGCAGAATTACCGACAGCATGAGTGTCGCAGCATTATTGAAAACCAAAATATTACTACTAGAAGGCAAATTATAG
- a CDS encoding SDR family oxidoreductase produces the protein MYNQPMLRDDALKGKTIVVTGGGTGLGKAMGTYFLKLGANLVITSRKADVLQKTADELEKETGGKVLAVTCDVRDYEQVEHVLAETIKTFGRVDSLLNNAAGNFISPTERLSANAFSTVIDIVLKGSVNCTLAFGKHWIKEKQPASILNIVTTYAFTGSAFVVPSACAKGGVLAMTRSLAVEWGKYGIRTNAIAPGPFPTKGAWERLLPGDLAEKFDFKNRVPLKRVGEHQELANLAAFLVSDFSGYINGEVISIDGGEWLQGAGQFNGLEAIPDQMWDAFEQMTRSAKGS, from the coding sequence ATGTACAATCAACCTATGTTAAGAGATGATGCTTTAAAAGGCAAAACAATTGTAGTTACAGGCGGTGGTACCGGTCTGGGTAAAGCAATGGGCACCTACTTTTTAAAACTGGGTGCTAACCTGGTAATCACCAGCCGTAAAGCTGATGTACTGCAAAAAACAGCAGATGAGCTGGAGAAAGAAACCGGCGGTAAAGTATTAGCTGTAACCTGTGATGTACGCGATTATGAGCAGGTAGAACATGTGCTGGCAGAAACTATAAAAACCTTTGGCCGCGTGGACAGTCTGTTAAATAATGCAGCTGGAAACTTCATCTCTCCTACTGAGCGTTTATCGGCCAATGCCTTCTCTACTGTAATTGATATTGTTTTAAAGGGATCTGTAAATTGTACGCTTGCTTTTGGAAAACACTGGATCAAAGAAAAACAACCCGCCAGCATTTTAAACATTGTGACAACTTATGCCTTTACAGGTTCAGCTTTTGTTGTTCCTTCGGCCTGTGCTAAAGGCGGCGTCTTAGCGATGACACGTTCTCTTGCCGTTGAGTGGGGAAAATATGGAATCAGAACCAATGCAATTGCACCTGGACCTTTCCCGACCAAAGGAGCCTGGGAACGCCTGCTACCAGGTGATCTGGCAGAAAAATTCGACTTTAAAAACCGTGTCCCGCTGAAACGTGTTGGTGAACATCAGGAACTGGCAAATCTTGCAGCCTTCCTGGTCAGTGATTTCTCCGGATATATCAATGGAGAAGTAATTAGTATAGATGGGGGTGAATGGCTACAGGGCGCAGGACAATTTAATGGGCTGGAAGCTATCCCGGATCAGATGTGGGATGCCTTTGAGCAAATGACCAGATCAGCTAAAGGCAGCTAA
- a CDS encoding LytR/AlgR family response regulator transcription factor, protein MTLKCIAVDDEPLALDIIEDYVSKVPFLELVKRTENAIEALQLVQAGGIDLVFLDIQMPDLTGIQFLKIANNKASYILTTAYSQYALESYDLNVSDYLLKPIAFDRFYKAVEKVHNQHKNNAEPVAVPAPVAVAAPVPVAVQPVQDFIFVKTEHKIQKIELDDILYIEGLKDYISIFTKTERIITLQNMKRMEETLPPAQFIRVHKSYIIALDKIESIERSRIAICGKIIPIGDTYRDEFFKRIENKNI, encoded by the coding sequence ATGACACTAAAATGTATAGCCGTAGATGATGAGCCTCTGGCGCTTGATATCATTGAAGATTATGTTTCAAAAGTGCCCTTTCTGGAGCTTGTAAAAAGGACAGAAAATGCCATCGAGGCTTTGCAGCTCGTTCAGGCTGGTGGAATAGACCTGGTGTTTCTGGATATACAGATGCCGGATCTGACGGGTATTCAGTTCCTGAAAATTGCGAATAATAAAGCCAGTTATATTTTGACTACTGCTTATTCGCAATATGCACTGGAGAGTTATGATCTGAATGTCTCTGATTACTTATTGAAGCCAATTGCCTTTGACCGGTTTTATAAGGCAGTAGAGAAAGTACATAATCAGCATAAGAATAATGCAGAACCTGTAGCTGTTCCCGCGCCTGTGGCTGTAGCGGCACCTGTGCCTGTAGCGGTGCAGCCTGTTCAGGATTTTATCTTTGTAAAAACCGAACATAAAATCCAGAAAATTGAACTGGATGATATTCTGTATATAGAGGGTTTGAAGGATTATATCTCAATTTTCACGAAAACGGAGCGGATAATCACATTGCAGAATATGAAGAGGATGGAAGAAACGTTGCCTCCGGCTCAGTTTATCCGTGTTCATAAGTCATATATTATTGCGCTTGATAAGATAGAAAGTATCGAGCGTAGCCGGATTGCAATCTGCGGAAAGATTATCCCGATAGGCGATACCTACCGGGATGAGTTTTTTAAGCGGATAGAGAATAAAAATATTTAG